One stretch of Natronobacterium gregoryi SP2 DNA includes these proteins:
- a CDS encoding transposase, producing the protein MSSATLQDDPSVDSFFNVVETETLALFEHLSFEFLEEFDVFAPAETGRTRDHEPPELMRGFLHCYYKDIYGIRPVERELRNTVVWLSCGFDRPPSRDAVDRFLTDLEHVVDEVFDHLVEQAALRGLLDLTYSIDSTDVRAMPADQDASKCYDPTNDEYYHGYGCTIVSTGQKIPIAAEFTESKQATEETAMRVTRDALAVAKPIWMVGDSAYDTLDWHDHLLAAGVVPVAPYNARNTDDPKDIEYRVEDRIEQHSEDVQLKQSTLDETYNRRTGVERTNESVKDCGLGRTHARGRVHARSQVFLALCLRLVIAITNYERGDNPGSTVITV; encoded by the coding sequence ATGAGTTCAGCGACCCTGCAAGATGACCCTTCGGTAGACTCGTTTTTCAATGTCGTGGAGACCGAGACGCTAGCGCTGTTCGAGCACCTTTCCTTCGAGTTTCTCGAAGAGTTCGACGTGTTCGCCCCGGCGGAGACGGGGCGAACACGAGACCACGAACCTCCAGAGCTGATGCGTGGCTTTCTCCACTGCTACTACAAGGACATCTACGGCATTCGCCCCGTTGAACGAGAGCTACGGAATACAGTTGTCTGGCTGAGCTGTGGGTTCGATCGACCGCCGTCGAGAGACGCGGTCGATCGCTTCCTCACCGATCTCGAACACGTCGTTGACGAGGTTTTCGACCACCTCGTCGAGCAGGCCGCCTTGCGGGGCCTGCTCGACTTGACCTACTCCATTGATTCAACTGACGTGAGGGCGATGCCTGCCGATCAAGACGCGTCGAAGTGCTACGATCCAACCAACGACGAGTACTACCACGGCTACGGCTGTACAATCGTCTCGACCGGGCAAAAGATCCCGATTGCGGCGGAGTTCACAGAGAGTAAACAAGCGACAGAGGAGACGGCGATGCGCGTCACCCGTGACGCGCTCGCCGTCGCCAAGCCGATTTGGATGGTCGGTGACAGTGCCTACGACACGCTGGACTGGCACGACCACCTGCTGGCTGCAGGGGTCGTGCCAGTCGCCCCGTACAACGCGCGAAACACCGACGACCCGAAAGATATCGAGTATAGGGTCGAAGACCGTATCGAACAACACAGCGAGGACGTTCAGTTGAAGCAGTCCACGTTGGATGAGACGTACAACCGCCGTACTGGAGTCGAACGAACCAACGAATCAGTGAAGGACTGCGGCCTCGGGCGAACGCACGCCCGAGGCCGCGTTCACGCACGATCGCAGGTGTTCCTCGCTCTGTGCCTTCGTCTCGTCATCGCAATTACCAACTACGAACGTGGAGACAATCCGGGAAGCACCGTGATCACGGTGTGA
- a CDS encoding class I SAM-dependent methyltransferase, which translates to MERDQIRRAWDEIARTYAERRDPDGSDAALIDDLLADCPPEPLIIDIGCGDGARTLANLPAESVGIDLSRTGLQLAADTVPSATLVQADMASLPVAENTADAITASHAVFHVPRSDHPTVYREVARVLKPGGRLLMTLPTGRFETVRNGWMGGTMFFSAPGRQQTLEQLAEAGFETMDTRTVTDPLGTDSEFVVADNTSG; encoded by the coding sequence GTGGAACGGGACCAAATCCGCCGCGCTTGGGACGAGATTGCCCGTACCTACGCCGAGCGCCGCGACCCGGATGGTTCCGACGCAGCGCTAATCGACGACTTGCTTGCCGACTGTCCCCCGGAGCCGCTGATCATCGATATCGGATGCGGTGATGGAGCCAGGACACTGGCCAATCTTCCGGCAGAAAGCGTCGGCATCGATCTCTCCCGAACAGGGCTTCAACTGGCGGCTGACACCGTACCGTCGGCGACACTCGTGCAAGCGGACATGGCCAGCCTGCCGGTAGCGGAGAACACCGCCGATGCGATAACGGCCTCCCACGCCGTTTTTCACGTCCCACGAAGCGACCATCCGACAGTATACCGCGAGGTTGCTCGCGTATTGAAACCCGGCGGCAGACTACTAATGACGCTTCCGACCGGTCGCTTCGAAACCGTACGCAATGGGTGGATGGGCGGGACGATGTTCTTTTCAGCGCCTGGTCGACAGCAGACACTCGAGCAATTAGCCGAGGCCGGCTTCGAGACCATGGATACGAGAACCGTCACCGACCCACTGGGAACCGACAGCGAATTCGTCGTTGCCGATAACACTTCCGGGTGA
- a CDS encoding ATP-binding protein produces MADSIPSRAVGAVPTDLDTVASVFQNHYSYYQSLDGEVAHQQQTGESQIRREYSGRVVFELLQNALDRADETVVIRLVESSRDDGAYELLVANDGDGIRVDPDYNYENPPDSGGADRRRPDFNALCSLHTSNKSPDESIGTKGIGFRSVFALDTHVRVWSNLDTTSDSAWWGLEMHSPLDQTTWNHRSKTPAVNRGRDRFLNGTVPRLDDTEPRPSYHFPLPLYTDTQPEAVENAEDLSTAIIVPIPQSQYSTLRNRIAEFKSHHLHFVGLDPDRRDITISFETPSDEPPSFQRTTWPTTATAEVTPQRRAISAYTSPALADDAEKADHDVAEPGAAIAWPPTRTPDDTDDDNATAGSIYGYLPTLIDSPFGIDIHGDFQLSIDRTNIRLDDDQMGPYNRKLLEIAAELHLLRAIRTVDANLEQTIEWTRIQPSIVTETTLSATDQQRSDFWQFLNPTRSDSDAAAHVITFLKDLLFPGGSKDPETYTHWATLAHAFFDARDDWQLETYEQFWAATTAWIDQLCSTKTRQKNWRRTALALCDSLREHQAAVAPVVLTNESQEPDNSTFVSAVPLPDRADSDQPTGRQQRHDRKLFLQSTDASRLTLPTALTADDRAVTTFDFASDLYSRSPNALNTTPFNRWEVLQELRQLPNASVKNWSGSPLAETIDEAVSRQQELISFAAELYLLDTGTSHDTPTSLTQNGPGWRALPAPSKAARRAGRAIATLYLPTTDEKWAPARQLTRADIDENRLGDLPEELPLDEFLTFLGVAPAPPHEDAPAITLVEGGPENGVVSRRDVPPSLTAPGAGTMDLTLGTLPPDHATDTPNGWYDAITAAEPWLQPLLDAEYDATETGEEDAEDDDVIPDRIDLLDPLGERAWYPVDDTSRVYASPPATTENVAGIPPRDLTLLSAQQPYLAELLWSVDQTAVNDELLITLGAIDGTAREDLAAANAAPAVRLLTQLRTHTDPTAFADTPSIRDAYTGLFERILDAIVRNGPSHPTSNDLAVLTYRPAGEQRALSTRRLEWRSLADLDADPAWIAASPADQETMRRCFPDERLVSATIGPELLNDYQPLADYSVTIEETVQFDAFDEPDHDRAVAGEDVASTIADELAEIVPSLLALADADQHLTVNLTDDVEQWDPDVFTPVSNVWLEYTATFGTETTRTTTKHKNDDGIALLNADSASGEEPAARRIIFDTTSDGNRPPLAAFGRPLAELLLEDHHSQAASLFERALQTYETDPEDLDQLLDRRDATPLVETYEHRINPLDTDQRDALLTKTEQVLNTFNIELQTTAVTRLRTLTLADLRPTPETPQDLSEAVINEEFGQIELSTQQEPFRPAVHCRTENQRRWNEWFDTYQEHLVPYLLDLLQSTVLEDIEEDTLTDRLHEYITTTELQKLQFQPDAAVQHWLAKEGVPDADIPDDLIEEARQFIPEYKRVTNVMNATDIDSNWSRHSLSDPEPSMQETGTVDQSDVFDRMRSQKTIGTNAEHAALETITEQTHNILDETRDQSTVETIHGPVQDAWDVLYWPIPDGGVTASNLTSAQQTYEETQNCDDLKVGLHLANVWDGAGYDLLGLERDSENRVQPVRYEIKAISATRPVVGLHLTSKQLAVYETVRDDKNDDQRYAGDWQLWGVEDDGTATEFTDSLDELPSDALDKLRTEGFEHDGLILRVTRTD; encoded by the coding sequence ATGGCTGATTCGATCCCCTCTCGTGCAGTTGGTGCAGTCCCAACTGATCTCGACACGGTCGCATCTGTCTTCCAGAACCATTATTCGTACTATCAAAGCCTCGACGGGGAAGTCGCTCATCAGCAGCAGACTGGTGAATCCCAGATCCGACGCGAATACTCCGGGCGAGTGGTGTTCGAACTGCTACAAAATGCGCTCGATCGTGCTGATGAAACCGTTGTTATCAGGCTCGTAGAATCATCGCGGGATGACGGTGCTTACGAGTTACTCGTAGCGAACGACGGAGATGGCATCCGCGTTGACCCAGACTACAACTATGAGAATCCACCAGACTCCGGCGGAGCCGATCGCCGCCGTCCGGATTTCAACGCGCTCTGTTCTCTCCACACGTCAAACAAATCTCCGGACGAAAGCATTGGTACCAAAGGAATCGGGTTCCGCTCTGTCTTCGCCCTTGATACGCACGTTCGCGTCTGGAGTAACCTCGACACCACGTCAGACTCCGCGTGGTGGGGACTGGAAATGCATTCGCCGCTCGACCAAACCACATGGAACCATCGCAGTAAGACGCCCGCCGTCAACCGAGGCCGAGACCGGTTCCTTAACGGCACGGTACCGCGGCTCGACGACACAGAACCACGACCAAGTTACCACTTCCCACTCCCACTCTACACCGACACACAGCCAGAAGCGGTCGAGAATGCCGAAGACCTCTCGACAGCTATCATCGTCCCAATCCCTCAATCACAGTACTCAACACTGCGTAACCGCATTGCGGAATTCAAATCCCACCATCTGCACTTCGTCGGCCTTGACCCAGACCGACGCGACATTACCATCTCCTTCGAAACCCCGAGTGACGAGCCACCCTCCTTCCAACGCACTACCTGGCCTACGACAGCCACCGCTGAAGTCACTCCACAACGACGCGCAATTTCTGCGTACACTTCTCCAGCATTGGCTGACGATGCAGAGAAAGCTGACCACGACGTCGCCGAACCTGGTGCAGCGATCGCCTGGCCCCCAACACGCACCCCAGATGACACTGACGATGACAACGCTACGGCGGGCAGTATCTATGGGTACCTCCCGACATTGATCGATTCCCCGTTTGGCATCGATATTCACGGTGACTTCCAACTCAGCATCGATCGAACAAATATCAGGCTTGATGACGACCAAATGGGGCCCTACAATCGGAAGCTCTTAGAAATCGCTGCTGAGCTCCACCTCCTTCGAGCAATTCGAACTGTTGATGCTAACCTCGAACAAACCATCGAATGGACACGGATCCAGCCATCTATCGTCACTGAAACCACCCTCTCAGCGACAGACCAACAGCGATCTGACTTCTGGCAGTTCCTCAACCCAACCCGAAGTGACTCAGATGCTGCTGCACACGTCATAACTTTCCTTAAAGACCTGCTGTTCCCTGGTGGAAGTAAAGACCCTGAAACGTACACACACTGGGCAACTCTTGCGCACGCATTTTTCGATGCCCGCGACGACTGGCAGCTCGAAACGTACGAACAGTTCTGGGCCGCTACGACAGCCTGGATCGACCAGCTCTGCTCGACAAAAACCCGACAAAAGAATTGGCGTCGAACCGCACTCGCCCTTTGTGATTCTCTCCGCGAACACCAAGCCGCCGTCGCCCCGGTTGTCCTCACTAACGAATCTCAAGAGCCAGACAACTCAACGTTTGTGTCTGCTGTACCGCTTCCAGACCGCGCTGACAGCGACCAACCAACTGGTCGCCAGCAGCGCCACGACCGGAAACTGTTCCTGCAAAGCACCGACGCCTCACGTCTCACCCTCCCAACGGCGCTGACAGCTGACGACCGTGCCGTCACTACATTCGATTTTGCATCTGATCTATACTCTCGGTCCCCAAATGCACTCAACACCACCCCGTTCAACCGATGGGAAGTCCTCCAAGAGCTCCGACAACTTCCGAACGCCTCCGTCAAAAACTGGTCCGGATCACCGCTCGCAGAAACCATCGACGAAGCCGTCTCTCGCCAACAGGAACTGATCTCATTCGCTGCAGAGCTTTATCTCCTGGACACTGGAACTAGTCACGACACTCCGACCAGCCTCACTCAGAACGGCCCAGGATGGCGCGCACTTCCAGCCCCAAGCAAGGCCGCCCGTCGCGCAGGCCGTGCCATTGCAACACTGTATCTCCCAACCACAGACGAGAAATGGGCACCCGCACGTCAACTCACCCGAGCCGACATTGACGAGAATCGTCTCGGTGACCTACCAGAAGAACTCCCACTGGACGAGTTCCTCACGTTCCTCGGTGTCGCTCCTGCCCCTCCTCACGAAGACGCGCCTGCGATTACGCTTGTTGAAGGCGGCCCCGAAAATGGCGTCGTCTCTCGAAGAGATGTACCACCGTCACTCACTGCCCCAGGAGCCGGGACAATGGATCTCACGCTCGGTACTCTCCCTCCGGACCATGCTACCGACACACCGAACGGGTGGTATGATGCGATCACGGCAGCTGAGCCGTGGCTACAACCGCTGTTGGATGCCGAATACGACGCGACAGAGACCGGCGAGGAAGACGCTGAAGATGACGACGTCATCCCGGATCGAATCGATTTGCTAGATCCACTCGGCGAACGGGCATGGTACCCGGTAGATGACACAAGCCGTGTCTATGCATCCCCACCAGCAACTACCGAGAACGTAGCCGGAATCCCACCGCGAGACCTGACGTTGCTGTCCGCCCAGCAACCCTATCTCGCTGAACTCCTGTGGTCCGTCGATCAAACCGCAGTCAACGACGAACTATTGATTACGCTCGGTGCTATCGATGGCACGGCACGCGAGGATCTCGCTGCTGCAAACGCAGCCCCAGCTGTCCGGCTGTTAACGCAACTTCGTACGCACACGGATCCAACTGCGTTCGCCGACACACCGAGTATCCGCGATGCGTACACGGGCCTCTTTGAACGAATTCTCGACGCAATCGTTCGGAATGGGCCTTCCCACCCCACCAGTAATGACCTTGCAGTCCTCACGTACCGACCGGCCGGTGAACAACGGGCACTCTCGACACGCCGGCTCGAATGGCGGTCCCTTGCCGACCTTGATGCAGACCCAGCCTGGATCGCCGCCTCCCCTGCCGATCAAGAAACCATGCGGCGATGCTTCCCGGACGAACGCCTTGTCAGCGCCACCATAGGCCCGGAACTTCTCAATGACTATCAACCGCTGGCTGACTACAGCGTCACCATCGAGGAAACCGTGCAATTCGATGCCTTTGACGAACCTGACCACGATCGTGCCGTCGCCGGTGAAGACGTGGCGTCGACGATCGCCGATGAGCTCGCCGAAATCGTGCCGAGTCTATTGGCACTCGCGGACGCCGATCAACACCTTACTGTCAATCTCACCGACGACGTTGAACAATGGGACCCCGACGTATTCACCCCGGTCAGCAACGTCTGGCTCGAATATACCGCGACCTTCGGCACCGAAACCACCCGAACCACGACGAAACACAAAAACGACGACGGAATCGCCCTGCTCAACGCTGATTCCGCCAGTGGCGAAGAACCGGCGGCAAGACGAATCATCTTCGATACAACCAGTGACGGCAACCGCCCGCCGTTAGCCGCGTTCGGCCGACCGCTGGCTGAGCTCCTGCTTGAGGACCACCACTCGCAGGCCGCCTCACTCTTCGAACGCGCACTCCAAACCTACGAAACTGATCCCGAAGACCTCGATCAACTCCTCGACCGCCGTGATGCGACACCACTCGTTGAGACATACGAACACCGAATCAATCCCCTCGACACCGATCAACGAGACGCGCTGCTCACCAAAACCGAGCAGGTACTCAACACGTTCAACATCGAACTCCAGACTACTGCCGTCACACGCCTCCGAACACTCACCCTTGCAGACCTCCGACCGACGCCAGAAACCCCACAGGATTTGTCTGAGGCAGTAATCAACGAAGAATTCGGTCAAATCGAGCTATCCACCCAACAGGAACCATTCCGACCCGCGGTACACTGTCGAACGGAGAACCAGCGCCGCTGGAACGAGTGGTTTGACACATACCAAGAACACCTCGTTCCATACCTCCTTGACCTTCTCCAGTCTACTGTTCTGGAAGACATTGAGGAAGACACCCTCACTGACCGACTCCACGAGTACATCACAACCACAGAGCTTCAGAAGCTGCAGTTCCAGCCTGATGCAGCCGTCCAGCACTGGCTCGCCAAGGAAGGTGTCCCTGACGCTGACATCCCTGATGACCTTATCGAGGAAGCCCGCCAGTTCATCCCGGAGTACAAACGTGTCACAAACGTAATGAACGCAACTGATATCGATAGTAACTGGTCACGGCACTCCCTCTCCGACCCGGAACCCTCCATGCAGGAAACCGGGACCGTTGACCAATCCGACGTTTTCGACCGCATGCGGAGCCAGAAAACCATCGGGACGAACGCCGAACACGCCGCCCTCGAAACCATCACCGAACAAACGCACAACATTCTCGACGAGACTCGTGACCAATCCACGGTCGAAACGATTCACGGCCCCGTACAGGACGCATGGGACGTCCTGTACTGGCCTATCCCGGACGGCGGCGTCACTGCCAGTAACCTCACCTCCGCACAGCAAACCTATGAAGAAACTCAGAACTGCGACGATCTCAAAGTGGGGCTGCACCTTGCCAACGTCTGGGACGGTGCTGGCTACGACCTTCTCGGCCTTGAACGCGACTCAGAAAACCGCGTCCAACCAGTCCGATACGAAATCAAAGCAATCTCCGCAACTCGCCCAGTCGTCGGCCTCCACCTGACGAGCAAGCAACTCGCCGTCTACGAAACCGTCCGTGATGACAAGAACGACGATCAAAGATACGCTGGTGACTGGCAACTCTGGGGCGTTGAAGACGACGGCACCGCGACTGAATTCACCGACTCCCTAGACGAACTCCCCAGCGACGCCCTTGACAAACTTCGGACCGAAGGCTTCGAACACGACGGCCTCATCCTCCGTGTTACCCGTACCGATTGA
- a CDS encoding archease has translation MVFELRKHTADVAVEATGNTLEDVFAAVADGLAAASCETIPDDGDRFSVSVTAESREALLFDYLDELVYLRDVRNELPVDHAVAAIDEAANGSLSLEAHARGVPLTEITAREIKAVTYSEMRLERTDDGWEAYVVFDV, from the coding sequence ATGGTGTTCGAACTGCGAAAGCACACGGCCGACGTCGCGGTCGAAGCGACCGGTAACACGCTCGAAGACGTCTTTGCTGCGGTCGCCGACGGGCTGGCAGCCGCTTCTTGCGAGACGATCCCGGACGACGGTGATCGGTTTTCGGTGTCGGTGACCGCCGAGAGCCGCGAAGCGTTGCTGTTCGACTACCTGGACGAACTCGTCTACCTTCGAGACGTCCGGAACGAACTGCCCGTGGATCACGCGGTCGCGGCGATCGACGAGGCGGCGAACGGCTCCTTGTCGCTCGAAGCGCACGCCCGCGGCGTCCCACTCACGGAGATTACGGCTCGCGAGATCAAGGCCGTGACGTACTCCGAGATGCGACTCGAGCGAACCGACGACGGCTGGGAGGCGTACGTCGTCTTTGACGTCTGA
- a CDS encoding DUF2250 domain-containing protein: MVSQSEIERLKLEADTIMTRYQEVEQVLEQARNEDGEHWETDEIELTLETPHGEEIDLVLDLQANPAENAQTRYDQVAELEAEHERRQQIADQLDPLPADPVAYLLCYHLDAVEGNYPKSIAGHLDAERSQVRTLCTEMEQSGVLDRIESGTVKQRRVKAKMADEVRQHHTYYRLSRDGDHLLRFLSRREGKVNVLRQLPDGHAIVQRLARIGSDSPRATAAEWEMKFEDVRHLYRALRRVGLVTQYDGEPGNDQAQSATDRTYYTTTAAGNDVLEAVEEG, encoded by the coding sequence ATGGTCTCTCAGTCGGAGATTGAGCGGCTCAAACTGGAAGCGGACACGATTATGACTCGCTACCAGGAAGTCGAACAGGTATTGGAACAGGCTCGGAACGAAGATGGAGAACACTGGGAGACGGACGAAATCGAACTCACACTCGAAACGCCACATGGCGAAGAGATCGATCTCGTGCTCGATTTACAGGCGAATCCGGCGGAGAACGCTCAAACGCGGTATGACCAGGTCGCCGAACTCGAAGCCGAGCATGAGCGACGACAGCAAATCGCCGATCAACTCGATCCACTTCCAGCAGATCCCGTTGCGTATCTTCTCTGCTATCACCTGGATGCTGTCGAGGGGAACTACCCGAAGTCGATCGCCGGACACCTCGATGCGGAGCGGAGCCAGGTCAGAACGTTGTGTACGGAGATGGAACAATCGGGAGTACTCGATCGCATTGAATCTGGGACGGTCAAGCAACGGCGCGTCAAGGCAAAGATGGCTGACGAGGTCCGTCAGCATCACACCTATTACCGGCTTTCCCGAGATGGAGACCACCTTCTGCGATTTCTCTCTCGACGCGAGGGGAAAGTAAACGTCTTGCGACAGCTTCCGGATGGGCACGCGATCGTCCAGCGACTTGCCCGCATCGGTTCGGACTCGCCTCGGGCGACTGCTGCAGAGTGGGAGATGAAGTTCGAAGACGTCAGGCATCTCTACCGTGCACTTCGACGCGTGGGACTCGTCACGCAGTACGACGGCGAGCCGGGCAATGACCAGGCCCAGTCAGCGACGGACCGCACGTACTATACGACGACAGCTGCCGGCAATGACGTACTCGAGGCGGTTGAGGAAGGCTAA
- a CDS encoding RtcB family protein — protein MSKPTYDADGITLEQVRENVWEIPQEGDMRAPARVLASEALLEEIQEDKTLEQITNTTHLPGITEYAICMPDGHQGYGFPVGGVGALDAEDGCISPGAVGYDINCGVRMMRTNLTYDDLQGCEEELVDSLFANVPSGLGGGGIVEAGVDTVDEILERGVEWAVENGHGVEGDLLHCEDEGHREEADATKISQKAKDRGKNQIGSLGSGNHFLEVQRVTEVFDEGVGEAYGLEEDQIVVLIHCGSRGLGHQTCNDYLRKIEQQHQGLLNQLPDKELAAAPAGSQLAGDYYKAMNAAINFAWVNRQLIMHRTRQVFERVFDRPWEEMEMELLYDVAHNIAKKEVHDVDGEQRELFVHRKGATRAFPAGHHEVPKAYRDVGQPVIIPGSMGAGNYVLRGGENSMDLTFGSTAHGAGRLMSRTQAKNEFWGGDIQQELEEQDQIYVKAQSGATVAEEAPGVYKDVDEVVRVSDELGIGDKVARTFPVCNIKG, from the coding sequence ATGAGCAAGCCCACCTACGACGCCGACGGCATCACGCTCGAGCAGGTGCGTGAGAACGTCTGGGAGATTCCACAGGAAGGCGATATGCGAGCACCTGCACGGGTACTCGCGAGCGAGGCCCTGCTCGAGGAGATCCAGGAGGACAAGACCTTAGAGCAGATCACGAACACGACCCATCTGCCGGGGATCACCGAGTACGCGATCTGTATGCCTGACGGCCACCAGGGGTATGGCTTCCCCGTTGGTGGGGTCGGCGCGCTCGATGCCGAAGACGGCTGTATCTCGCCGGGTGCGGTCGGCTACGACATCAACTGCGGCGTCCGGATGATGCGGACGAACCTCACGTACGACGACCTGCAGGGTTGCGAGGAGGAACTCGTCGACTCACTGTTTGCCAACGTCCCGTCGGGGCTGGGCGGCGGCGGCATTGTCGAGGCCGGCGTCGACACCGTCGACGAAATTCTCGAGCGCGGCGTCGAGTGGGCCGTCGAGAACGGCCACGGCGTCGAGGGAGACCTGCTGCACTGTGAGGACGAAGGCCACCGGGAGGAAGCCGATGCCACGAAGATCAGCCAGAAGGCCAAAGACCGCGGGAAGAACCAGATCGGCTCGCTTGGCTCGGGCAACCACTTCCTCGAGGTCCAGCGGGTTACCGAGGTCTTCGACGAGGGGGTCGGCGAGGCTTACGGCCTCGAGGAGGACCAGATCGTCGTCCTCATTCACTGTGGCTCTCGCGGGCTGGGTCACCAGACGTGTAACGACTACCTGCGGAAGATCGAACAGCAACATCAGGGACTGTTGAATCAGTTGCCGGACAAGGAACTCGCGGCTGCGCCAGCGGGCTCACAGCTCGCCGGGGACTACTACAAGGCGATGAACGCGGCGATCAACTTCGCGTGGGTCAACCGTCAGTTGATCATGCATCGGACGCGGCAGGTCTTCGAGCGAGTGTTCGACCGGCCGTGGGAGGAAATGGAGATGGAACTGCTGTACGACGTGGCCCACAACATCGCAAAGAAGGAAGTTCACGATGTCGACGGGGAGCAGCGGGAACTGTTCGTTCACCGCAAGGGTGCGACGCGAGCCTTCCCCGCCGGCCACCACGAGGTCCCCAAAGCGTACCGCGACGTCGGCCAACCCGTCATCATCCCCGGAAGCATGGGGGCTGGCAACTACGTCCTCCGGGGTGGGGAGAACTCGATGGATCTCACGTTCGGCTCGACGGCCCACGGTGCGGGGCGGCTGATGAGTCGGACCCAGGCGAAAAACGAGTTCTGGGGTGGCGACATCCAGCAGGAACTCGAGGAGCAAGACCAAATCTACGTTAAGGCCCAGTCTGGGGCGACGGTCGCGGAGGAGGCACCGGGCGTCTACAAGGATGTCGACGAGGTCGTGCGCGTCTCGGACGAACTCGGTATCGGCGACAAGGTGGCGCGGACGTTCCCCGTCTGTAACATCAAGGGGTAG
- a CDS encoding cryptochrome/photolyase family protein yields the protein MSDERRVPWILGTHLHPAVGPLERAPTDSRVLLIEAHDFARRKRYHHHKLTIVFAGMRQFRDTLRERGYEVEYIKAETFADGLATYFDRYPDDELVQMRSPSHRSAETFESLVEDAGGALDVVQNELFVGTRKAFDEWSNATDKDPFRHETFYRWMRQQTGVLMTDDGEPVGGEWNYDSENQDFPPESWDSPPVLEPEHDELTQQTSEWIAAEFDTWGSTTDLVWPVTRAQAKRKLDHFVANRLPSFGPYQDAMRSDDWAMAHALLGSSINLGLLHPWEAVTAIEQAYHERDEIPLNSAEGVVRQLIGWREFMRHVYRHEMPQLATANQLDAGTDLPAFYWTGNTNMSCLRQTIGAVRDRGYAHHIQRLMVLANFATLWGVQPAQLNEWFHATYVDAYHWVTTPNVVEMGQYGDGVFASKPYVSSANYIDKMSDYCSDCRYDKTKDTGNRACPFNALYWDFLDRNEDKLRSNHRMGLMYSHVDSKQESGAMTEIKDRVETLRQKQRHGEL from the coding sequence ATGTCAGACGAACGTCGGGTGCCGTGGATTCTGGGGACGCATCTTCATCCCGCTGTCGGTCCGCTCGAACGCGCTCCGACGGACTCCCGTGTACTACTGATCGAGGCCCACGATTTCGCCAGGCGCAAGCGATACCATCACCACAAACTGACGATTGTTTTTGCTGGGATGCGGCAGTTCAGAGACACACTTCGCGAACGCGGCTACGAGGTAGAGTATATCAAAGCCGAGACGTTTGCTGATGGGTTGGCGACGTACTTCGACCGGTACCCTGACGATGAACTCGTGCAGATGCGGTCGCCGAGCCACCGAAGTGCCGAAACGTTTGAGAGCCTCGTCGAGGACGCAGGCGGAGCACTCGACGTCGTTCAGAACGAACTGTTCGTTGGCACGCGGAAAGCCTTCGACGAGTGGTCAAACGCCACCGACAAGGACCCGTTCAGACACGAAACCTTCTACCGGTGGATGCGACAGCAGACAGGGGTGTTGATGACCGACGACGGCGAGCCAGTCGGGGGCGAGTGGAACTACGACAGCGAAAACCAGGATTTTCCGCCCGAATCGTGGGATTCTCCGCCGGTCTTGGAACCAGAACACGACGAACTCACCCAACAGACAAGCGAGTGGATCGCGGCGGAGTTCGACACCTGGGGGTCGACGACGGATCTGGTCTGGCCGGTCACGAGGGCACAGGCCAAGCGGAAACTCGACCACTTCGTTGCCAACAGACTCCCGTCGTTCGGCCCTTATCAGGACGCAATGCGAAGCGACGACTGGGCGATGGCCCACGCGCTGTTGGGCTCGTCGATCAACCTCGGCTTGCTTCATCCCTGGGAGGCCGTTACCGCGATCGAGCAGGCCTACCACGAACGCGACGAGATCCCCCTCAATTCGGCCGAAGGGGTGGTGCGACAGCTCATCGGCTGGCGAGAGTTCATGCGGCACGTTTACCGACACGAAATGCCGCAACTCGCCACCGCCAACCAACTCGATGCCGGGACCGACCTGCCAGCGTTTTACTGGACCGGTAACACCAACATGAGCTGTCTCAGACAGACGATCGGTGCTGTTCGTGACCGCGGGTACGCACACCACATTCAGCGGCTCATGGTGTTAGCGAACTTCGCGACACTCTGGGGCGTTCAGCCGGCGCAGCTAAACGAGTGGTTCCACGCGACATACGTTGATGCATACCACTGGGTGACAACTCCGAACGTCGTCGAGATGGGCCAGTACGGCGACGGTGTCTTCGCCTCGAAGCCGTACGTTTCGTCGGCGAACTACATCGACAAGATGAGTGACTACTGCAGTGACTGTCGATACGACAAGACAAAAGACACCGGCAATCGTGCTTGTCCGTTCAATGCACTGTACTGGGACTTTCTCGACCGAAACGAAGACAAGCTCCGGTCGAATCATCGGATGGGACTGATGTACAGCCACGTAGACTCCAAACAGGAAAGCGGTGCGATGACAGAAATCAAAGATCGTGTCGAGACACTCCGACAAAAGCAACGACACGGAGAGCTCTAG